The following coding sequences are from one Bos mutus isolate GX-2022 chromosome 22, NWIPB_WYAK_1.1, whole genome shotgun sequence window:
- the LOC102281508 gene encoding LOW QUALITY PROTEIN: atypical chemokine receptor 2 (The sequence of the model RefSeq protein was modified relative to this genomic sequence to represent the inferred CDS: inserted 1 base in 1 codon), producing the protein MATTASPLPPTTKVASSENSSSFYDYEYYLEDMIFMLCRKDEVLSFGRVFLPVFYSLIFVLGLVGNLLLLAVLLRFVPRRRMTETYLLNLAISNLLFVVTLPFWGISVAWHWVFGSVLCKVVSTLYTVNFYSGIFFISCMSLDKYLEIVCARPYHRLRTRAKSLLLAASVWAMALAVSIPDMVFVRTHENSPGMWECYADFGGHGTIWKLFLRFQQNLLGFLLPLLAMIFFYSRIGSVLVSLRPPGQRRALRMAVALVVAFFVLWFPYNLTLFLHSLLDLQVFGDCRVSQHLDYXLQVTESIAFLHCCFTPVLYAFSSHRFRQYLKAFLATVLRRQQALPSSYSESSGLTVQEDVMGMSDLGERLAESSPARGTEGKTA; encoded by the exons ATGGCCACCACCGCCTCCCCTCTGCCGCCCACCACCAAGGTGGCCAGTTCTGAGAACAGCAGCTCCTTCTATGACTATGAGTACTACCTGGAGGACATGATCTTCATGCTGTGCAGGAAGGACGAGGTGCTGTCATTTGGCAGAGTCTTTCTACCTGTCTTCTACAGCCTGATCTTTGTGCTGGGCCTGGTTGGAAACCTCCTCCTCCTAGCGGTCTTGCTCCGGTTCGTGCCTCGAAGACGGATGACCGAGACCTATCTGCTGAACCTGGCCATCTCCAACCTCCTGTTTGTGGTGACACTGCCCTTCTGGGGCATCTCTGTGGCATGGCATTGGGTCTTTGGGAGCGTCTTATGCAAGGTGGTGAGCACCCTCTATACCGTGAACTTCTACAGTGGCATCTTCTTCATCAGCTGCATGAGCCTGGACAAGTACCTGGAGATTGTCTGCGCTCGGCCCTACCACCGACTGAGGACCCGAGCCAAGAGCCTGTTGCTTGCAGCCAGTGTGTGGGCCATGGCCCTGGCTGTCTCCATTCCTGACATGGTCTTTGTGAGGACGCATGAGAACTCCCCGGGCATGTGGGAGTGCTATGCAGATTTTGGGGGACATGGGACCATCTGGAAGCTCTTCCTCCGCTTCCAGCAGAACCTCCTGGGgtttctcctccccctccttgcCATGATCTTCTTCTACTCCCGCATTGGCTCTGTGCTGGTGAGTCTGAGGCCCCCGGGCCAGAGGCGGGCCCTGAGGATGGCCGTAGCTCTGGTGGTGGCCTTCTTTGTGCTGTGGTTCCCGTACAATCTCACCTTGTTCCTGCACTCGCTGCTGGACCTGCAAGTCTTTGGGGACTGCAGGGTCAGCCAGCACCTGGACT CGCTGCAGGTGACGGAGAGCATCGCCTTCCTGCACTGCTGCTTCACCCCCGTCCTCTACGCCTTCTCCAGCCACCGCTTCCGCCAGTACCTCAAGGCTTTCCTGGCCACTGTGCTCAGAAGGCAACAGGCCCTGCCGTCCAGCTATTCTGAGAGTAGCGGGCTCACGGTCCAGGAAGATGTAATGGGCATGAGTGACCTCGGGGAGAGGCTGGCTGAGAGCTCCCCGGCAAGGGGGACAGAGGGAAAAACAGCCTGA
- the CYP8B1 gene encoding 7-alpha-hydroxycholest-4-en-3-one 12-alpha-hydroxylase, with product MVLWGPALGALLVAIVGYLCLRGLLRQRRPKEPPLDKGPVPWLGHAMAFRKNMFEFLRHMQAKHGDIFTVQLGGQYFTFVMDPLSFGPILKDAQRKLDFVEYAQKLVLKVFGYRSVQGDYRMIHSASTKHLMGEGLEELNKVMLDTLSLVMLGPTGPSLDTHHWREDGLFHFCYNILFKAGYLSLFGYTKDKEQDLLQAEELFLEFRKYDRLFPRFVYSLLGPWEWLEVGRLQRLFHKELSVEHNLEKYGVSNWITYMLQFLREQGVSPAMQDKFNFMMLWASQGNTGPTSFWALLFLLKHPEAMRAVREEATRLLGEVRLEAKQSFKFGALHHMPVLDSVMEETLRLRASPTLLRVVNDDQILQMASGQEYLLRNGDILALFPYLSVHMDPDIHPEPTAFRYDRFLTPSGSRKVDFYKAGKKIRHYTMPWGSGVSICPGRFLALNEMKLFILLMVMNFDLELVDPATPVPPVDPQRWGFGTTQPSHEVRFRYRLRPAE from the coding sequence ATGGTGCTCTGGGGTCCGGCGCTGGGAGCCCTGCTAGTGGCCATTGTGGGATATCTGTGCCTTCGGGGGCTGCtccggcaacgaagacccaaggAGCCCCCACTGGATAAGGGCCCCGTGCCCTGGCTGGGCCATGCCATGGCTTTCCGGAAGAATATGTTCGAATTTCTGAGGCACATGCAGGCCAAACATGGGGACATATTCACGGTACAGCTAGGGGGCCAGTACTTCACCTTTGTCATGGACCCTCTGTCTTTTGGCCCTATCCTCAAGGATGCGCAGAGGAAGCTAGACTTTGTGGAGTATGCTCAAAAACTGGTGCTAAAGGTATTTGGATACCGCTCTGTGCAGGGAGACTATAGGATGATACACTCAGCCAGCACCAAGCACCTCATGGGGGAAGGCTTGGAGGAGCTCAACAAAGTCATGTTAGACACCCTGTCCTTGGTTATGCTGGGGCCCACAGGCCCCAGTCTGGACACCCACCACTGGCGTGAGGATGGCCTCTTTCACTTCTGCTACAACATCTTGTTCAAGGCTGGCTACCTGAGCTTGTTCGGCTACACAAAGGACAAGGAGCAGGACCTGCTGCAGGCAGAGGAGCTATTCCTGGAGTTTCGCAAGTATGACCGCCTGTTCCCCCGGTTTGTTTACTCcctgctggggccctgggagTGGCTGGAAGTGGGCCGGCTCCAGCGTCTCTTCCATAAGGAACTCTCGGTGGAACACAACCTGGAGAAGTACGGCGTAAGCAACTGGATCACCTACATGCTTCAGTTTCTGAGGGAGCAGGGTGTCTCCCCAGCCATGCAGGACAAGTTCAACTTCATGATGCTCTGGGCCTCCCAGGGGAACACAGGGCCGACCTCTTTCTGGGCCCTCTTGTTCCTCCTGAAGCACCCAGAGGCCATGCGGGCTGTGAGGGAGGAGGCCACCCGGCTCCTGGGAGAGGTCAGGCTGGAGGCTAAGCAGTCCTTCAAGTTCGGTGCCCTGCACCACATGCCAGTGCTGGACAGTGTGATGGAAGAGACACTGCGGCTGAGGGCCTCGCCCACCCTCCTCAGGGTGGTGAACGATGACCAGATCCTGCAGATGGCCAGTGGGCAGGAGTACCTGCTCCGCAATGGAGACATCCTGGCCCTCTTCCCTTACCTCTCAGTGCACATGGACCCCGACATCCACCCCGAGCCCACCGCCTTCAGGTACGATCGCTTCCTCACCCCCAGTGGCAGCCGAAAAGTAGACTTCTACAAGGCAGGCAAGAAGATCCGCCACTATACCATGCCGTGGGGCTCGGGTGTCTCCATCTGCCCTGGGAGGTTCTTGGCCCTCAACGAGATGAAGCTCTTTATCCTGCTCATGGTCATGAACTTTGACCTGGAGTTGGTGGACCCTGCCACACCTGTGCCACCCGTGGACCCCCAGCGCTGGGGCTTTGGCACCACACAGCCCAGCCACGAGGTGCGATTCCGCTACCGCCTGCGGCCTGCGGAGTGA